A region from the candidate division WOR-3 bacterium genome encodes:
- the nfi gene encoding deoxyribonuclease V (cleaves DNA at apurinic or apyrimidinic sites): MLRLSNQFRLDKLINIQNEISNKVRLIKCKKPDTVAGVDVGVKEQVLIAAIALFSYSSLELINVAWAIKKETFPYLPTFLAFRELPVILKAYKKLNKEPDLIFVDGQGIAHPRKCGIATHLGVILDKPTIGCAKSYLCGEFEMPEKKRGAWKPIKFEGKKIGAVLRTRDYVKPIFVSPGNKVNFSDCIKYVIHTTRFRIPEPIRYAHMFANKIKRNIW; the protein is encoded by the coding sequence GTGTTACGGTTGAGTAATCAATTCAGACTTGATAAATTGATAAATATTCAGAACGAGATCAGCAATAAGGTGAGATTGATTAAATGCAAAAAGCCAGATACGGTCGCCGGTGTTGACGTTGGAGTGAAGGAACAAGTACTGATCGCTGCAATAGCTTTATTTTCTTATTCTTCATTAGAACTTATCAATGTAGCATGGGCGATAAAAAAAGAAACTTTTCCATATCTTCCGACTTTTCTTGCCTTCAGGGAGTTGCCGGTGATATTAAAGGCTTATAAAAAATTGAATAAAGAACCAGATTTAATATTTGTGGATGGTCAGGGAATTGCCCATCCACGAAAATGTGGCATTGCAACACACCTGGGGGTGATTTTAGATAAGCCTACAATCGGCTGCGCAAAGTCATACTTATGTGGTGAATTTGAGATGCCGGAAAAGAAAAGAGGGGCATGGAAACCAATCAAGTTTGAAGGAAAAAAGATTGGTGCTGTTTTGAGAACCCGTGACTATGTAAAACCAATTTTCGTTTCTCCTGGTAATAAAGTTAATTTCTCAGATTGTATTAAGTATGTAATTCATACTACGCGATTCCGAATACCTGAGCCGATAAGATACGCGCATATGTTTGCAAACAAGATTAAAAGAAACATATGGTGA